Genomic window (Onychomys torridus chromosome 5, mOncTor1.1, whole genome shotgun sequence):
TAACAGGTCCTTTTTCAAAGTTCATTGTCAAAGCCTACAGTTGATTCCAGCTGTGAAGAAAGGCCGTTCTTATACACAAATAGGTTAAAGACAACTCAAGCTGAACCGAGCTCACTTAAAGCACTTCAAGGGgtagtttttttgtgttttttttttgttgggttGTTGGGTTGTTGTTAttggagctgaggacggaacccagggccttgtgcttgctaggcaagcgctctaccactgagctaaatccctaacccaagGGGTAGTTTTTGATTTGCTGACAATCAAGGCTTAACCTTGGTCCAAACAGATATATATCATTACTGATGCTATTAGCAATAAATGTTCTTTGTAAACCATTGCTATAAGTATATCTCAGTTACCACAAAGAATTTATTGCAAAACACCAGCATGGTCTGTTAGTTACATTTGCAGACTTAGATTCCAGGAAAAGATTTCATGAGGTGATGTTTCACTCATAACTGTTCACCCCTGAAGTCTTGCATTGAGGAAATTCTTTGCTTTGAGATGGCCTCCCAAAGTGAATATCTCCATTGTAATGTAAGGAGTTTCAGGGCTTAATTCCTGATAGCTTCCTCTCATTAAACCAGTTACTTGCCAATCGTCTGCCGTTCTGTGCCATGCTCCCTTCCTTTTGTCCCCTTCTAGGCCCTTCTAGTTTATATTGAGATTACTGTGGGTGGCTATCCTGTAAGTTGCTGCCAGCCCCTCTATTGTAACGAGGCTTTTATCACTCTCCTGTTCTAGAAGAGAGATGACACTGTTTCCCCTGAGTTTTGAACACTCTCTCTTGCACATTATTTGGTTTAATAGCTCTTTCactattttcttgtttgtaaTTCACAAAGTTGcttttatttaggtttttatttgcttgtatttttaatgtttagtaCCTATTTTAgactctgactctctctctctctctctctctctctctctctctctctctctctctctcctatccctGTCAAAGATGCGTACACAGAGAttctccagtttcctgccttttTCTAATACCACCTACATCTTCGCATATTAACGTCAGTGCCTGTAACTTAGCACCATTCAGCACACTTTCTTCTTGAGCTTTTATTGCTGAAATTCCTTCTGTAAAAAATgtcttgtttgttatttttgaaaaACATGCTTTTTCTGTCAAATTAACTTTAATAGGCAAAAGATTTTATACATAAAGAAGTATGATTATTAATTGATTATTAATTGTCTaaaattcagtggttctcaaccttcctaatgctgcatcccttcaatacagttcctcatgttatggtgacccccccaaccaaaTTATTTCATTCCTGcttcataactggaattttgctactgttatgaattgtaatataaatatctgatatgcaccccctgtgaaagggtcgttcgcCTCCCATTGGTGTAAATGGTTGGTAGAATGAAGACTTTGAAGTTTAATGAAAGTATTAAATTCCAGTTTTGCtataaatattactttttttttctttccggagctgaggcccgaacccagggccttgggcttgctaggcaagcgctctaccactgagctaaatccccaaccccactatTACTTTTTATTACCCACAATCAGGAGCTTTAAAAAGTTAGGTTGGTCTTGCGTTTTAGTTGCTGAAGCTGCAGGTtgcttccttgagttcctgcttgcGGTGCTTCGGTGTGAGGCTCCCTCTGGGAAACGCACTAGTGACGCTGCCGAGTGAGACCTACTGTCACTGCAGTAGTGGTTTTGCAGGAAACCGGACATGCTGCTAACTCTCCTCCTTTATCTTAAACTTGTCTTCTAGTTCATCATTCTTGTTGTCGATAGCATTGACAGGGAACGACTGGCTATCACAAAAGAAGAATTATACAGAATGTTGGCTCATGAGGTAAATTTTGAAAGCAAgtctttaaaacatgaaataagtTATCTATGTACTAGTTTTGTTTTATGCAAATATTAATGTGAAACAGTGTTGGTCATTTCATCCTAAGCAAAACTTTATATATTAAGTTGAATCAAAATAGCATATTTTCAAGCCTGTTGATTTGTTTGCTACAACTGTTaaaagctgttttatttttttttagaattaaaacTATTAATtcgtgctttaaaaaaaaattgataaattgatattaggagtgtgtgtggggggacaacaaaatttaaatgtctttcagccaagagtttaaaaataactttaatgaATAAATTTAGGTAACTTGATTATAAATATTTGAGAtataaaaaaagacaataaaacatTCTTGCACGTGCTATTTAACATAAGGTGTGAAATGCATTGTGAGGTCTTTCCAGtctgattttctttccttctcaggtGTATCTCAAATCTTAATGTAGTGATTATTATTCCTGTACATAGATGTAAAACACCAAATTCCATTTTATCTTTCTGTGACTTGTACTTTTTTCacatttgagttttaaaattgaTTTCATAAGTTGGCATACAAAGTAGTATTAATGGTATTTTCATACAGTGTGTCATTTTACTTTGTTCTTAAGCCCCTCTACCTGCTTTCATCAGCCCTTGACACACATAacccctttttttattttcatttttcaagacagggtttccctgtatagccttggctgtcctgaaactagctctgcaaaccaggctagtcttgaacacacagagatctgtctacctctacCTCATGAGtactggtggcacaggcctgtttTTTTCATCTCTCTTATGTTACATCCTGagtgcagtttcccctcccccaagtctctctcctcacttccccctttcctcagatctacctctgtctctcttcaaaaaagagcaggcctcccagggacatcaaccaaacacagcatagcacgttacaataagactagataCACCATCACGTCAAGGCTGGACGAGACAACCCAGTAGGAAAAAAAGGATCCCACAAGTAGGCAAGAGTTgcagacagcccctgctcccactattgtgaatcccacaagaacaccaagctactcagccataacaaATGCAGAGGACCTACGTGAGACCTCTACAGGCTCACTGATCTCTGCGAGCCCCCATGAGTCCCAGGGAATTGATTCTGTGCCCTTGCATTTTCTTGCTGGTCCCCTTAGTCCTCTTCAAATTGTCCTCCTGTCTGCTTTCAGGCCACATGaattccctccctttcttctcccctaaGATCTCTTCCTTAATACCCTCCTGAGCGCgcacgcgcatgcgcgcgcgcgcacacacacacacacacacacacacaccagtttagAACTAGAAcacatatatgagagaaaatacacTTGGCTTTCTTagtctggcttatttcttttataatcttCATCCATGTCCTTTAAAAAgtcagatttcatttttcttatttgctgaaaattttcattgtgtatgtaccacattttctatattcAGTTACTGATGGACATATAGACCACTTCCATTTTGTGCTTTTAATGATTAGTGCAGCAATAAAAATGGATGTGCTGGTATCTGTGTGGCCTATTGGCTTAAGAGTTCTTGAGGTATACACCCAgtagtggtataactgggtcataTGGTATTATATTTCTAGTATTTTGTGGGAACTCCACACTGTCTACCATAGTGGCTGCACTATTATTCACCCTCACCAACACTGTAAACATGAGATTTAGCTATGTTATTATGTGCATAGCTGAAGAATATGCCCATAGCTGAATGAAGTTCATTGCTTTCAGAAGTGATACTATTTCACTGTATAAGTCTGTCACAGTTGATCTGTTTTGTTAGGTTATGTCAGATTgttttgcttaaaaacaaaataaagccacaGTGAACACTATTCATTGAGTTTAAGTTCTGTAAAGGCTAATAAGTTTACCTTGTTCTCACCTGCATAGAGTATCACACAATGCTAAATTAGTGTTTAACCtgaggtttattttcttttcaacctTCCCACTTTCatccaaaaatagaaaaataacttatttatttgatttacacATATACTTTATTAGGATGAATCattaaaatgtgattattttaCAATTAAATGTTACTATAAGATTTTTTTGCAAATAGGTGTGTTTTAATATAATTAGTTAGCAGGGTATATCTTATACTCTCACTTCatagtttactttgttttatgaTGGTTCACATAGTACTTTGATTCATGATTGTTCTCAAGTTTGGCATTTCAATATTTTGTGTCAATTGCAGGATTTAAGGAAAGCTGCAGTTCTCATCTTTGCAAATAAACAGGATATGAAAGGGTGCATGACGGCAGCTGAAATCTCCAAATACCTCACCCTTAGTTCAATTAAGGACCACCCATGGCACATCCAGTCATGCTGTGCACTAACAGGAGAAGGGTAGGTGCTCTTAGGGGTACTTAGAAGATCATTCACAGTTCTAGGACAACTTCTTAACTTCTGGGTCCTCGTTCCCTTTAATGTTTCTTAAAAATGGTTTGTATATTGTTTCTCAGGCATAGAAGTTGGAAATACTTCTAGTGAACAATTTACCAACAAAagttcttcatattttttaaaataaatgtagtaTCTTCAAAAGCATAAGCAGCTTTGGGATGAAATGTTTAGAATTAAGGTATTTTGCTCATCTGTTGCTTTCATTGTTTATTTACTAAGCAAACACTGCAGTGCCACCTGAATTAAAGAGAAAGCTTTATAGGAATTACACATTTTCCAAAAGGACTTAACTGAGCCAGTCTTCAACAAGAATGTATCTCCTGTATTATCAAGAGTCCTTCAGGAGACATACTTATAGACAGTAAACATTTGACAAATGCCATTATAGTTGTATTCTTGCTTTCCTAGGAATGTGAATATAGATATTATGCCAAGGAGAAGCTATTGTGTCTTGTATTATTACCTAGTTTATGCCTAGGACCCTCATATCAACCTGATTACTTAGTTTTTCTTAACTCAAAATTCTTGGCAATGTAATAGCTAGGTGTAGACTATAAGCTTTCATTCTTTAGAAATTGGGTGAATAAGTAGAAGTTTCTGCTATTTTTCATAGTGATTTCAGCTTGTTTTAAAGGGGTGAAGTGGACGTGGTATTTACAACTTCGATGGAAAAACTGGACAAACTTGAGAAGAGACCAGAGCAGTTTGCCACTTTGTTTAAATGGTTAAGACCATTTTATTTAAGTGGCACTTCTATTAAAATTTCACTTAGAACGTTATTTGAAAGCTGTCCTTGACAGAGGCTGGAGATctgactcagttggtagactgcttgtccagcatgcagaaagccctggattccatcttcATTACTGCATATACTGAGTATGGCATCAtatgtctgtaatctcaacatgGAGGTGGGGTTGAGGCATCAGGATCAGAAGCTTAATTAAGTTCATCCTTTCTGCACagagaatttgaggctagcctgggatgcatgagacccAGTTCCTTGGGGGATAAAAAAAGGTTGTCACCAATATCTGTAAATAGCATTTGACTGTAATAAGAATCTTTAGGTAAGACTTAATAAGTATGGCTTCAATCTTTCAGCAGAAAGTTTCTAATTATAAAATACTTCTGTCTTTCGTTTAGGTTATGCCAAGGTCTAGAGTGGATGACCTCCAGGATTGGTGTGAGATAATTTTTTGCTTGAAAAAGACTTCTCTATTTATTCCGTGACATGAACATTTTTCCTAATACCTTTGGCTGCTGAGGCAGCAGCATGTTTAATTTATAACAACACAAACCTCTGAGCAACACTTGAATCAAGTGCCGCTGTACTGGAACATAAAgatgttttcttccctttgtttcaGATGCACTAATCTTCAGTCGGATGAGCATAATGTGTAACTAACTATGTTTGCAGCAACAGAACTCTTCTGACTGCCTATTCTGATTATTCAGTGACTGCCTTGTAAACACTGTTTGTCATATATTTCATGTTATCTGAAGTATTGTTATGTCCTTTACATCCCATTTCTTTCACTTCTTGGCCACTGCTCCCTTCTTCCCAGGTTCTTAGTGGTTTGACAGAGCAGTTGTAGGAATGGTCATGTACTACTTCTTCAGCGCTAAACATTTGTTCTCTTCAAACCCTTTTTATCTTTGGACAGAATTAATTACAATGATGAAAATTACctagaagctgtgtgtgtgcgtgtgtgtgtgtgtgtgtgtgtgtgtaaaagagtgAACATCATGAATACTTGCCTTTAAATTTCCCTCACTTCATTGCATATCATAGTTTAATTTTAAGTTGCTCTTTGCATGGGAATTAAGTAGTCCATCTATTTATGTAAGGAACTAAATTCACTTTTCTACCAACAATATTTGGTTAAAAACACTTGGTGAAGCATGAATTTGAAAGCCAGCTTCAATGGGAAATATTACTAGCTCCATTTGATAGCTTAAGATTTCCACTGTGTATATAACTGTCAGAATTTAGTAAAACACACCAACATGAAATTAAGCTAGGACATTTGGAATATGTTTTTCTATCAGTTTGCTACCTGTTTTATTGTCAACAAAAACTTCAGCTATTTTGTCAGAGATACCATGCCTGCTTTGGGCAGCAGCCAAAGTGTAAACAATCCTTTTTATTTCTTGGGTTTGCAGTAGTATCTGTCAGAGCATCTTTATCACCAGCAGTGTGTTACTGAAAGGCAAAATAACATGGCTTTTCTTTAAATCTGGCTGAGGATGATGTGAAAGAGGCTTCAGACAATCCCCCCCCTTtccccctcacttcctccctttGTAGGTAGACTTTGTGTCCTAAAATCTTCTGGGGTACTGCTGAATCTAACCCTAGCTTTTAGAATATTCCTATAAGAATCAATGCTCATATTCgttcttggttgttttttttgttttgttttgttttgttttgatacatgATTTCTCTAAATAatccttggcctggaactcactaggttgACCAGGCTGTCATATACTTAGCAACACAAATGCTTTTATTGACTacaaaaatggaggaaaagggCCTAATGCATCAGGCTTGCAGGGTGGTATTAACGGTTCCCAAGGCAGTTGTCTGAGGTGAAAGTAAGAGTGACCCCTAAGGAAAAAGGGGACAAGTGTTGTCCTTACCCGTCTCTTTCACGTGTGTCATTTGCTGTATGAAAGGGAGATAATGTGTACTTAGGAACAGTTCCTCATTTGCAGTATTTTTTATTTGGGGCAAAATAAGTTTCAGTATTTATAAATACCTGCTCAGAATTGGTATTTTAATTTCAGGTGTTTTGTATGTAAGTTTGCTCTCTTTTTCAGGTGTGCtcgtttgttttatttagttaatTTAGTTCAACTTGATGATACTTTTATTTAGTGTTTGCACCCTTGATCTGAGAAAGTGGCCAGAGGAAAAGTTTTCTGGGCTGTGGGAAATGGTTTAAACTTTGAATCTTTTTCTTAGTGATTCTATGCCAAGTAGAGGGTAAGTttaattttcttgtgtgttttatcaaaggtgagagagaaaagcagataTAAATCAATGTGGATGGTGTTcgttgggtggggggtgggaactAAGAAAATACTAATTACCTAAAGCACACTTTGCCTGAATTTTACTTCGTTATATTGTTtaccataaatataaaaaaaattctcataagTCTGTCTTGAGATAAAACATATTTAATGCCCCAATATTTCTTcttatgaaataattatttgtCTCCTTGTATCTAATAAGATTGGCTGGTTCAATTTTCTTCTGTCAGATAATatggttatttttatattaccacATCAGCATTATATTAAAGTGTTTTTAATAGTTGATTATATTTTGTCAAACAGCTATTAGTATAGATGCAGATTTGCTATTGAACTGTTAAAAGTACAGTTTATTTTACTTCTACatccttttttaaaagcaaatgattAGTTTGGATTAGAAGCAATGTCTGTTAGGCATCTCAATATGAAATCAGTATTCAAGTAGACATTGTGCCATTGATTGGGACAGGGTTCATTAAAAAATTAGGGGCTTTTGTCAGTCTTTTGGTTTACAGCAGCAAGAAACTAGTTATCCTTTACTCCAAGAGAATGTTTGGACCCAAACGAGTATATGATGCTAAAGCATTTGACTTGAATGGTCACTGTCAAATCAAACGGCCGTAAAATATTATttgatgaaaaaaatgtaaaattgtgATGGTGCCTTTGTTGTTTTGAGCTGAGTTCTCAATTTTTTACATTGTTCTTTAGAGGTCACATGAACAGCTGATGAGATGGAGGGGAGTGATTTGTATCTCACATTCTCCTTTGTCTCCACATGTTATTTGGTAGAGTTTGTAGTATACAGAAACCTCCCACACCTGCTTTATACCTTCAGAAAAtaatctttgtatttttaattcaaaaatgaagaaattaagctTATACAAAATCTATTCAATATGTTAcagctaaaaatacaaaaaaaaaaaaaaaaaaaagaaaaagaaaaaagagaaaaaaaacctacCCTTGCAAATCAAATGTGCCATTTTCTTCCCTGAGCACATGTGAGAATCACTGTAGAAGTAGCACTCGCTTCTGTAAGGGAATGCACTAAGTGTTTTTATTGTTAATGTGATTTAAtttcttaaaactgaaaatattaata
Coding sequences:
- the Arl5b gene encoding ADP-ribosylation factor-like protein 5B; the protein is MGLIFAKLWSLFCNQEHKVIIVGLDNAGKTTILYQFLMNEVVHTSPTIGSNVEEIVVKNTHFLMWDIGGQESLRSSWNTYYSNTEFIILVVDSIDRERLAITKEELYRMLAHEDLRKAAVLIFANKQDMKGCMTAAEISKYLTLSSIKDHPWHIQSCCALTGEGLCQGLEWMTSRIGVR